GACTGACATCGTGTCCAGGTCGCCTGTGTCGAGAAGCGCGGCTCCCTCGGCGGAACCTGCCTGAACGTTGGCTGCATTCCCTCCAAGTCCCTCCTGAACAACTCGCACCTCTACCACCAGATCCTCCACGACACCAAGGGCCGCGGTATCGAGGTCGGCGATGTCAAGCTCAACCTCCCCGCCATGATGAAGGCCAAGGATACCTCGGTCGCCAGTCTGACCAAGGGTATCGAGTTCCTCTTCAAGAAGAACAACGTCGAGTACATCAAGGGCACCGGCGCATTCCAGGACGAGCACACCGTCGCCGTCAACCTTGTCGAGGGCGGTGAGACCACCGTCCGCGGCAAGAACATCCTCATTGCCACCGGCTCCGAGGCCACACCCTTCCCCGGCCTGACTATCGATGAGCAGAGAGTCATCACCTCCACCGGTGCTATTGCGCTCCAGGAGGTCCCCAAGAAGATGGTCGTCATCGGTGGCGGTATCATTGGTCTCGAGATGGTACGCACGCCTTCACACAGCAAAGAGCGATACTGATTATCCTTTAGGCTTCCGTCTGGTCGCGCCTCGGCTCCGACGTCACCGTTGTTGAGTTCCTGGGTCAGATTGGTGGCCCTGGTATGGACCAGGAGATTGCCAAGAGCACACAGAAGATCCTCAAGAAGCAGGGCTTGAACTTCAAGCTCAACACCAAGGTCATTGCCGGTGAGGTGTCCGAGCAGGGCATCAAGGTCAACGTTGAGGCCGCCAAGGGTGGCAAGGCCGAGAGCGTAAGTTGTCTGGTGCGCAATCTGTTCTGTTTCATGCTAATAGCTCTTAGCTTGACGCCGAtgtcgtcctcgtcgctATCGGTCGCCGTCCCTACACCGCCGGTCTGGGTCTCGACAACATTAGCCTCGAGACCGACGACCGCGGCCGTCTGATCATCGACCAGGAGTACCGCACCAAGATCCAGCACATCCGCGCCATCGGAGACTGTACCTTCGGTCCTATGCTTGCCCACAAGGCCGAGGAGGAGGCCGTCGCTGCCATCGAGTACATCACCAAGGGCCACGGCCACGTCAACTACGGCGCCATCCCCTCGGTCATGTACACCCACCCCGAAGTCGCATGGGTTGGCCAGAACGAGCAGGAGCTCAAGGAGGCCGGCGTCAAGTACAACGTCGGTAACTTCCCCTTTTCCGCCAACTCCCGCGCCAAGACCAACATCGACACCGACGGCATGGTCAAGTTCCTTGCCGACGCCCAGACCGACAGGATATTGGGTATTCACATCATCGGCCCCAACGCTGGTGAGATGATTGCCGAGGGTACGCTTGCTCTCGAGTACGGTGCTAGCTCAGAGGATGTTGCGC
The window above is part of the Ascochyta rabiei chromosome 1, complete sequence genome. Proteins encoded here:
- a CDS encoding Dihydrolipoyl dehydrogenase, coding for MFRSLAPRAVQRATRPVSNSTFCASNIYFQNRLRRGYASEAEEKDLVIIGGGVAGYVAAIKAGQAGLKVACVEKRGSLGGTCLNVGCIPSKSLLNNSHLYHQILHDTKGRGIEVGDVKLNLPAMMKAKDTSVASLTKGIEFLFKKNNVEYIKGTGAFQDEHTVAVNLVEGGETTVRGKNILIATGSEATPFPGLTIDEQRVITSTGAIALQEVPKKMVVIGGGIIGLEMASVWSRLGSDVTVVEFLGQIGGPGMDQEIAKSTQKILKKQGLNFKLNTKVIAGEVSEQGIKVNVEAAKGGKAESLDADVVLVAIGRRPYTAGLGLDNISLETDDRGRLIIDQEYRTKIQHIRAIGDCTFGPMLAHKAEEEAVAAIEYITKGHGHVNYGAIPSVMYTHPEVAWVGQNEQELKEAGVKYNVGNFPFSANSRAKTNIDTDGMVKFLADAQTDRILGIHIIGPNAGEMIAEGTLALEYGASSEDVARTCHAHPTLAEAFKEAAMATYDKAVHY